The nucleotide sequence GATTGCTCCACTCTCGATGCATTCGCGCAGTTTATCCTTCTGATTGACGGCGCTGACCATGACGATGTTGGCATCGGGGTGCAAACTTCGGATGGCCTTCAATGCGGACAGACCATCCATCCCTGGCATCACCATGTCCAGAGTCACCAGGTCTGGACGATGTTGCGTGAATAGCCTCACGGCTTCTTCACCGTTTGTTGCTTCTCCGACGACTTCCCACCCCGCAGACTGGGCGATCTCACGGATTTTCATCCGCATAATCAGGGCATCGTCGACAATCAAGAGCCGGTTCATTGGTCAGACTCCGGGGATTTCCGGGCCAGGTCGAGTTGATACATTGCCGGGAACCGCCTCTCTTCAGATGTATTCACGTTGTGATGGTCTCAAATGGGACAAATAGTGATGTAGCGACCATTTCACAGTTCAGTTGTCGAAGCCCCGACGACATCGACGGTCACACGACCTGTGTCCACTTCAAACGCCAGCCGCCGACCTGCCTTCCCACCGCAATGCCGACCCAGCACCGGAATGCCCGCGGTCTTCAGCAGATGTTCAACAGCGTTGATATTCTGCTCTCCAATCGATGTCGGCCCTGTGGTAGCAAACATGTTGGCACCTCCCGCGAATTTAGCCGAAAGTTGACGTTCGCGGCCACCCAATTCGCGGATCTGTTTCAACAATTCCTCCAGCGCCTGATCAGCGTACTTTCCCGGTGGCCCAGACTGCCTGGTTGACGACGGCAGGACGATATGAGCCAATCCCCCGACCTGATTCTTCAAGTCGTAAATGACCAGACCGACGCAGGAACCTAGAAGAGTTCGCAGCACAAATGCTCCGCGCGCAACCTCTATCTCACCCATGCCAACTTTCCGTTCAGGAAGCTTTCTGGATTTGGACTGCGATGGGGACCGATCGTGTTCCGTCATGATTGGGCGCCGCCTGCATTGTCCCGGCTGGATAGAAGTTGCGACAGCTTTTGCAGTGAGGGCGGGTCGGGGATCAGCAGGAACGTCCAGTTCAGCGGTTGTCCGCGCAGTTCAAATCGGGCTCGCGCAAACAAGACGTGACTTCCGTCTACGGCTTGTTCCATAAACACGGTTTGCAGCAGGCTTTCAGCAAAGTCACGATAGAACTGGGGTGGTGACGGTACCAGGGTCACCGGCGAGGATGCCTCTTGGGTCAAGTTGGCTGCCATGCCGTTGAGGTATGAGCTGCCCAGAATGTTCATTGACTCCAATGCAGACGAAACCTCGATTTCGCCCCATTCCACTGCCGTTCCTGGCTCTTTCCCCAGCAGCAGATCGCTCAGCGAGAGTCCGCTCAGGTCGTCAAAAGCCAGTACCATCCGACCCGAGAGGGTCCCCTCCATCTGCATCACGCACATCCCGACGATATCGCCTGTCTCGCTAAGAACCGTTGTGGCCAGATCCAGGGGACATTCATCCGCAGAATCGATCGAGATCACCGCAGGGACCATTAGCCAGCCCTCGATGGCCTTTGATGCCGTTGCGGCTCCCGCATGAAATGCTGCGGTGAGTCGTTGAAGTTGCCCGGAGGTTAGTCGCGCAGCAGGGCTCAATTTGGGTTCCTTCTAGTGAAGCGTGGTCAGGGGACGCGCTCCGGTGCGCGTGGCGGATCTTTCCGAGGCAAGTTCAATCAAGGCCGCACAATCGAGCATCAGACAGACTGATCCGTCGCCCATGATACTCGCACCCGACAGTCCGCGAATGGCAATGAAGTTCTCAGAAAGAGATTTAATCACGATGTCTGCGCGCCCCACGAGAGCCTCAACGCACAGTCCCAGTGTCTTTCCTCGCCCATTGAGTAAAACGACGTTGATATTGCGGTTGTGTGGGCTCCGTTCGGCCGGAGGTGATGCGACCTTATGCCCCCAGTCAAAAATGCTCTCCATACTCGCCAGCGAGATTAATTCGCCACGGACATCGATTGTCAGATGGCGGTGAACAGCATGGATGTTTTCCGGTGCGACCGAGACGATTTCCCTCACGTCATCGATGGGGATGGAAAAGTGACCATCGCCATGTCGGACGAGCAGGCTGCGAATAATGGCCAGTGTCAGAGGTAGCCGAATGGTGAACGTTGTCCCGACTCCGACAACCGATTTCATCTCGATCGTCCCGCTGAGAGATGCGATGGTGCTTTGAACGATATCCATCCCTACGCCGCGACCCGAGATGTCCGAAATCTGGTCGGCCGTGCTGAATCCCGGGTGCCAGATGTAGTCCACGACTTGTTGATCCGACATTTCGCGGACTTGTCCCTCGGTGGCAATCCCGCGGCTGACGATGCGATCTCGAATCCGTGCCGGGTCGATTCCTTTCCCGTCATCACGCACGGTGATGAGGACATTGTTGCCGCGGTGAGACGCCTCAATTGAGAGCGTGCTGATGGCGGGCTTTCCGTTCGCGAGACGTTCTTCGGGGAGCTCGACGCCGTGGTCGATCGAATTACGGACCAGATGAAGAAGCGGGTCACCCAGTGAATCAATCATCCTGCGGTCGAGTTCTGTGTTCTCGCCATGGACCACCAGTTGAACCTTCTTTCCCCGCTCGACAGACAGATCGCGAATGACTCGCTTGAATCGGTTCAACAAGGGGCCGACGGGAACCATCCGAGTATTCAGTACGCCGCGCTGCAAGTTCTTCGAAACGCGCGTTAACTGGTCGACGGCTTCGGTAATCTCCAGAAAATGACGGTGCCCCTCATCCCACAGCGAGGACTGCTCATCGAGTCTGTCGAGGTCGTCTTCCAACCCGTGAAAAAGAGACTTGAA is from Schlesneria sp. DSM 10557 and encodes:
- a CDS encoding chemotaxis protein CheD, with the translated sequence MGEIEVARGAFVLRTLLGSCVGLVIYDLKNQVGGLAHIVLPSSTRQSGPPGKYADQALEELLKQIRELGGRERQLSAKFAGGANMFATTGPTSIGEQNINAVEHLLKTAGIPVLGRHCGGKAGRRLAFEVDTGRVTVDVVGASTTEL
- a CDS encoding response regulator → MNRLLIVDDALIMRMKIREIAQSAGWEVVGEATNGEEAVRLFTQHRPDLVTLDMVMPGMDGLSALKAIRSLHPDANIVMVSAVNQKDKLRECIESGAIDFVVKPFQPDNFKAFFEQYRQSN